Genomic segment of Acidimicrobiia bacterium:
GGCAGGTGCACCACCGCAAGCACCGATGCATTCGACGCGCTCGACCGAGATCACGCCGTCATCGGAGGTCTCCCCATGTGCGACTCCACTTGCCTGTGCGATCGAGGACAGGACCGCATCACCCCCGAGGAGGTGACATGAGATCGATGTGCACACCGACACGAGATAGGTTCCCACCGGCTCGCGCTTGTACATCGTGTAGAACGAGGCCACGGACCGCACCTGCGACGGGGTGATCCCGACGAGGGCCGCAACCTCCCTCATGGCCTCGTCGGATGCGTAATCGTGTTCGAGACTCGCGAGGTACAGCAACGGCATCACCGCCGAACGGCGTTCGGGGTAGCCCGCAAGGATCTCCTCCGCGCGA
This window contains:
- a CDS encoding NAD(P)H-dependent oxidoreductase subunit E yields the protein MTPQTIRTIIGHWSSANRGRAEEILAGYPERRSAVMPLLYLASLEHDYASDEAMREVAALVGITPSQVRSVASFYTMYKREPVGTYLVSVCTSISCHLLGGDAVLSSIAQASGVAHGETSDDGVISVERVECIGACGGAPAMQVNYELVEGVTPDKAAALVAWLRQTTPSVVLADEMQQLFGGQRSFETGPSESTGAIAPVPAFGPYGSTGEGR